The Spirosoma foliorum genome has a window encoding:
- a CDS encoding replicative DNA helicase, with amino-acid sequence MSTNKSSNGYKPNVATNKPDFDFSLPTDVAAERALIATLLDNPDLMADALELLGSGEVLTQEGYQILFSILTTLYDEGRTIKLGTVVQELRAKGHYDRLIELGISLQNLPAEGRSTEFIDTAVYLRSLWVKRTAVESASQILSSVRSGETVSQLVDKITSAAEAVSAGLSIGTEPTMSDILRQSLDNIEAALSKPGTLTGVQTGLGKLNRSLGGWQNSDVIMIAGRPGMGKSVMGVFHAIAAAKEGVPVGFLSLEMPSWSLMNRIIAHETGIPYGRIKIGDLSEAEVVQVHNAMGRIEKLPIHFYDEPNKDINDLSYKLLHWKKKHKIGLVIIDYVQKMTDRTIKTADEYAVLTSVSNKLQTLQRRLQIPIIELAQLNRAVEGRHGSKRAGMSDLRSTGQFKQDATVIIMLYRDDYYKEKAARDAAESSDNNYVEPIYDQQLELGLVKSRDGSIGTAVVWADVAINRVADERPMQTLSNSFPVRGQRDPNDDIPF; translated from the coding sequence ATGAGTACGAACAAGAGCTCGAACGGCTACAAGCCAAACGTGGCTACAAATAAGCCCGATTTTGATTTTTCGTTACCCACTGACGTTGCCGCTGAGCGGGCACTAATCGCCACACTGCTCGATAATCCCGACCTGATGGCTGACGCCCTGGAGCTCCTTGGCTCAGGTGAGGTGCTAACCCAGGAAGGTTACCAGATTTTGTTTTCCATCTTAACCACACTCTACGACGAAGGAAGAACCATCAAACTAGGCACTGTCGTACAGGAGCTAAGAGCCAAGGGGCACTACGATCGGCTTATCGAATTGGGCATCAGCCTGCAGAATCTACCCGCAGAGGGAAGAAGTACTGAATTTATCGACACGGCCGTTTACCTGCGCAGTTTGTGGGTCAAACGTACAGCTGTCGAATCAGCCAGTCAAATTCTCTCCAGTGTCCGATCAGGGGAAACCGTTAGTCAACTCGTCGACAAAATCACCTCTGCTGCGGAGGCCGTTTCGGCGGGTCTGTCGATCGGCACGGAACCAACTATGTCCGATATACTTCGTCAGTCGCTGGACAATATTGAAGCTGCCCTTTCAAAGCCTGGCACCCTGACGGGGGTACAAACGGGCCTTGGTAAACTGAACCGGAGTCTGGGCGGCTGGCAAAATTCAGATGTGATTATGATCGCCGGCCGGCCGGGTATGGGTAAGAGTGTGATGGGTGTTTTTCACGCAATTGCAGCTGCCAAAGAAGGCGTGCCTGTTGGGTTTTTATCGCTCGAAATGCCATCCTGGTCGTTGATGAATCGCATCATTGCCCACGAGACGGGCATTCCTTACGGACGCATCAAAATAGGTGATTTAAGCGAGGCTGAAGTGGTGCAGGTTCATAACGCCATGGGCCGCATCGAAAAGCTGCCCATTCACTTTTATGATGAACCCAATAAGGATATAAATGATCTGTCGTATAAGCTGCTGCACTGGAAGAAAAAGCACAAGATCGGTCTGGTCATTATCGATTACGTACAAAAAATGACCGACCGGACTATCAAAACGGCCGACGAATACGCCGTCTTAACCAGCGTTTCCAACAAGCTGCAGACGCTCCAGCGACGCCTTCAAATTCCCATTATCGAACTAGCCCAGTTGAACCGGGCCGTGGAAGGCAGGCATGGCAGTAAGCGTGCGGGCATGTCTGATCTGCGCAGCACTGGCCAGTTTAAGCAGGACGCCACGGTGATCATCATGCTCTACCGGGATGATTATTACAAAGAAAAAGCGGCCCGTGACGCGGCCGAATCGTCGGACAACAATTACGTAGAACCCATCTACGATCAGCAACTCGAGCTCGGCCTTGTCAAAAGCCGGGATGGCAGTATCGGAACGGCTGTGGTCTGGGCCGACGTGGCCATTAACCGAGTTGCCGATGAGCGGCCCATGCAAACTCTGTCCAATAGCTTTCCCGTTCGCGGTCAGCGCGACCCCAACGACGACATACCCTTCTAA
- a CDS encoding DUF4494 family protein, with amino-acid sequence MWRKSKVIYEGMVNRERKTFTEHYLHESISLGDVEEQCAKNLSKRITTGIEMVDSAAKVRFTKVIFFGMQEDDFFFELKIGEWEDNKKTTYTYLLPAVGPEQAIERIKAYMGTTSADWRLLDIKESDILAVWSSASDLWMGDWWNRMDRYYAEGKRMPDANDVTDQEGESGEGEENDDDAPRDMFGNKLSKSGKKRTGKGNRSYRNKGKNRGSNVSYSRLN; translated from the coding sequence ATGTGGCGTAAATCAAAAGTGATCTATGAGGGCATGGTGAACCGGGAGCGTAAAACGTTTACCGAACACTATCTGCACGAATCGATTTCGCTCGGTGACGTCGAAGAACAATGCGCCAAAAACCTCAGCAAACGCATCACCACCGGCATTGAAATGGTTGACAGTGCCGCTAAAGTCCGCTTTACGAAGGTGATCTTTTTCGGCATGCAGGAAGATGATTTTTTCTTCGAACTGAAAATTGGTGAATGGGAGGATAACAAAAAAACGACCTATACCTATCTGCTCCCGGCCGTTGGGCCTGAACAGGCGATCGAGCGCATAAAAGCCTACATGGGGACGACCAGCGCCGACTGGCGGCTACTGGATATCAAAGAATCTGATATTCTGGCCGTCTGGAGCTCTGCCTCTGATTTGTGGATGGGTGACTGGTGGAATCGGATGGATCGCTATTACGCGGAAGGCAAACGTATGCCTGATGCCAACGACGTGACCGACCAAGAGGGGGAAAGTGGCGAAGGCGAGGAAAACGACGACGATGCGCCACGCGATATGTTCGGCAACAAGCTCAGCAAGTCAGGCAAAAAACGCACCGGTAAAGGCAACCGAAGCTACCGCAACAAGGGCAAAAACCGGGGGTCGAATGTCAGCTATAGCCGGTTGAACTGA
- a CDS encoding tyrosine-type recombinase/integrase, translating to MGRVTLAVRLKPEVNREGEHVIRIRITKDRVVANWALNMAVPEKHFNEKGSTQLENWIRRANNSHSNYNRRIKVAYEQAEDAVAFFENRKQAYSATEVRDYLERGGLPNYLLSFFAHHIAERFKAAGDDLGKIQTAGGYLDTLKVLRWYLRETRHVADTVPDDQLDTRFWLLSNITKNDVVDFKQWLSKNYGENTVSTHLSKLRHVLNKAADAGLISFDTFPMRGISFGFKRKKVARLRDDDIELLASAAVTKKRRGGGHIVTNPAHARPLAMMMYLAHGARLGDTVIWRMKDYVIEGEEHRLRYITGKNKRAMSVLLDEEAIEIMAPYRVHADGSPKQPQEFLFPYLPTNWDKLPAAEKHIELRKAKGRARHQITQLGLKIGLDKHLTPHVMRHSFADMMRRGGVPLETRQEALGHSDIKTTRNYEDQFDQEQVDKVSMLYQNRRKKTRENTGKTDM from the coding sequence ATGGGCAGAGTGACGTTGGCCGTTCGACTGAAGCCTGAAGTAAACCGGGAGGGCGAACACGTAATTCGAATCCGGATTACAAAAGATCGCGTTGTGGCAAATTGGGCGCTCAATATGGCTGTGCCCGAAAAGCATTTCAATGAGAAGGGAAGCACACAACTAGAAAACTGGATTCGCAGAGCCAACAATAGTCATAGTAATTATAACAGACGTATCAAGGTTGCTTATGAACAGGCCGAGGATGCGGTTGCTTTTTTCGAAAATCGCAAGCAAGCCTATTCCGCCACGGAGGTACGAGATTATCTTGAACGAGGAGGTTTACCAAACTACTTGTTATCCTTTTTCGCCCACCACATTGCTGAACGGTTTAAAGCAGCTGGAGACGATCTGGGCAAAATTCAAACGGCTGGCGGTTATTTAGATACCTTAAAGGTTCTGCGCTGGTATTTGAGGGAAACCCGCCATGTTGCCGATACTGTGCCAGATGATCAGCTTGACACCCGCTTTTGGCTACTGAGTAATATCACAAAGAATGATGTAGTTGATTTTAAGCAATGGCTCAGTAAGAACTACGGTGAGAATACAGTCAGTACTCATCTTTCCAAATTGCGACATGTGCTTAATAAAGCCGCAGATGCAGGCCTTATTTCGTTTGATACCTTCCCAATGCGGGGCATTAGTTTCGGTTTTAAGCGCAAAAAAGTTGCCCGTTTACGCGACGACGACATTGAGCTACTGGCTAGTGCTGCGGTCACAAAAAAGAGACGCGGTGGCGGCCATATCGTAACTAACCCCGCACATGCCCGACCGCTGGCCATGATGATGTACCTGGCGCATGGGGCTCGGCTGGGCGATACAGTGATCTGGCGCATGAAAGATTACGTCATCGAGGGTGAGGAGCATCGACTACGATACATCACAGGCAAGAATAAGCGTGCTATGAGTGTGCTCCTGGATGAGGAGGCTATCGAGATCATGGCACCCTACCGAGTCCATGCCGATGGCTCGCCCAAACAGCCCCAGGAGTTTTTATTCCCCTATCTGCCCACTAATTGGGATAAATTGCCGGCGGCCGAAAAACATATTGAATTACGAAAAGCCAAAGGACGGGCGCGTCACCAGATCACGCAGTTAGGGTTGAAAATTGGCCTTGATAAACATCTGACGCCCCACGTGATGAGACACTCATTCGCCGATATGATGCGTAGGGGAGGGGTTCCTTTGGAAACTCGACAGGAGGCTCTTGGTCACTCTGACATTAAAACGACTCGCAACTACGAAGATCAATTTGATCAGGAGCAGGTAGACAAAGTGAGCATGTTATACCAAAATCGACGAAAAAAAACGAGGGAAAACACTGGTAAAACAGACATGTAA
- a CDS encoding Gfo/Idh/MocA family protein, translating into MKLLTTTAFCLLLLISSQAQTPLRLAIAGLSHGHVGWVFNRPDKKDTELVGIYETDQALVDRFVNRYKLDRKLFFSDLGKMLDQTKPDAVSAFGAISDHIGIVRACAPRKINVMVEKPLATTFADAKEIQSLAQKNNIKVLTNFETSWYASNQYVHELYEAGKLGEIKKVMINDGHQGPKEIGVSNEFFAILTDPAKNGAGALVDFGCYGANLMTWLMKGQKPLTVTAVTHQNKPDIYPKVDDEATIVLQYPSAQCIIQGSWNWTFARKDMEVYGTKGYAVAVDATTIRERLQNKDPEERKKIDPRPAPFTDPFSVLADVVQGRLKLDQNDLYELPINVTAVEILEAAKLSAKSGKTVSLK; encoded by the coding sequence ATGAAGCTTTTAACCACTACTGCTTTTTGTTTATTGCTGCTAATTTCCAGCCAAGCTCAAACTCCTCTTCGACTCGCCATTGCCGGATTAAGTCATGGCCATGTAGGCTGGGTATTTAACCGTCCCGATAAAAAAGACACTGAACTCGTTGGTATTTATGAAACCGACCAGGCTTTGGTCGATCGGTTTGTCAATCGTTACAAACTGGATAGAAAGCTATTTTTCAGTGACCTGGGCAAGATGCTTGACCAAACAAAGCCGGACGCCGTTTCTGCGTTTGGGGCTATCAGCGATCACATTGGTATTGTCCGTGCATGTGCGCCGAGAAAGATCAACGTAATGGTCGAAAAACCGCTCGCCACTACCTTTGCTGATGCCAAAGAAATCCAAAGCCTGGCGCAAAAGAATAACATTAAAGTACTGACGAACTTCGAAACGTCCTGGTATGCCAGTAATCAATACGTTCATGAGCTTTATGAGGCAGGCAAATTGGGTGAGATCAAGAAAGTGATGATCAATGATGGGCATCAGGGGCCCAAAGAAATTGGTGTTAGTAATGAATTCTTTGCTATTCTGACCGACCCGGCAAAAAATGGCGCTGGCGCCTTAGTAGACTTTGGGTGTTACGGGGCTAATCTGATGACCTGGTTAATGAAAGGGCAAAAGCCACTGACCGTAACCGCCGTTACCCACCAAAACAAACCCGACATTTACCCTAAAGTCGACGACGAAGCCACGATTGTGTTGCAGTATCCATCGGCCCAATGCATTATTCAGGGCTCGTGGAACTGGACATTTGCCCGGAAAGATATGGAAGTCTACGGTACAAAAGGGTACGCTGTTGCCGTAGACGCAACCACCATTCGAGAGCGGTTGCAAAACAAAGACCCCGAAGAGCGCAAGAAAATAGACCCTCGCCCTGCCCCATTCACCGATCCCTTTTCGGTATTGGCAGACGTAGTTCAGGGACGACTGAAGTTAGATCAAAACGATTTATACGAGCTACCGATTAATGTAACAGCCGTTGAGATTTTAGAAGCGGCCAAGCTGTCGGCCAAGTCGGGAAAGACGGTTTCGTTAAAATAG
- a CDS encoding amidohydrolase family protein, which translates to MNRRHFLALTAGASATVGLSSFDWGTAPAIPIIDTHIHLFDPTRPQGVPWPTKKDGILYQPALPARYRKIAVPLGVVGAVVVEASPWLEDNQWVLDQAAQDKIIVGIIGNLEPGQPNFRQQLERFQPNPLFRGIRYGNLWDRDLAGQLSNSRFVSDLQLLAQAGLVLDTANPNPALLAAIVRLTDQVPTLRVIIDHLPQMATPQDTKTQKACETYLHELGQRPQVYVKISEVLRRVDGKIPQTVSFYRAHLDELFDRFGENRLLYGSDWPNSDQWLPFNVGLRLVRDYFMSKGQPLAEKYFWKNSIKAYQWHKRDSTQPG; encoded by the coding sequence ATGAATCGCAGACATTTTCTAGCCCTAACGGCTGGCGCTTCCGCCACCGTTGGGCTTAGTTCATTCGATTGGGGAACCGCTCCTGCAATCCCCATCATCGACACCCATATTCATTTGTTCGATCCAACTCGCCCGCAAGGCGTGCCCTGGCCGACTAAAAAAGATGGTATTCTGTATCAGCCAGCGCTTCCAGCCCGCTATCGAAAAATTGCCGTTCCGTTAGGTGTTGTGGGGGCAGTGGTTGTCGAAGCTAGCCCTTGGCTGGAAGACAATCAGTGGGTTCTCGATCAGGCGGCACAGGACAAGATCATCGTTGGCATCATCGGCAATCTTGAGCCGGGGCAACCTAACTTCCGCCAGCAACTTGAGCGTTTCCAACCCAATCCACTGTTTCGCGGTATTCGGTACGGAAACCTTTGGGATCGGGATTTAGCGGGTCAATTGTCGAATTCCAGGTTCGTATCGGATCTTCAGCTTCTGGCTCAGGCTGGCCTCGTGCTGGATACCGCGAACCCAAACCCGGCCTTACTGGCAGCCATCGTCCGGTTGACGGATCAAGTGCCCACACTGCGGGTAATCATCGATCACCTTCCCCAAATGGCAACTCCACAGGACACAAAAACGCAGAAGGCCTGTGAAACATATTTACACGAGTTAGGTCAGCGCCCTCAGGTATACGTAAAGATTTCGGAAGTCCTGCGCCGAGTGGATGGAAAAATACCGCAGACAGTCAGTTTCTATCGCGCTCACCTGGATGAACTTTTTGACCGCTTTGGAGAAAATCGATTGTTGTACGGCAGTGACTGGCCCAACAGCGACCAATGGTTGCCCTTCAATGTCGGCCTACGATTGGTTCGTGACTACTTTATGAGCAAAGGCCAGCCTTTGGCGGAAAAGTACTTCTGGAAGAATTCGATTAAGGCGTACCAATGGCATAAACGCGACTCTACTCAGCCGGGGTAA
- a CDS encoding helix-turn-helix domain-containing protein, which yields MTKVPSYEDFADALKRLEVLERENEYLRTVVTDLQWLTVAQVAKACRCSQRTVTRLIDSNKLVNRKEGSKSLCNISSVRSYLLGKKVDEQEINYRLMGACLHR from the coding sequence ATGACCAAAGTGCCTTCCTATGAGGATTTTGCCGATGCTCTTAAGCGACTTGAAGTACTGGAGCGGGAAAATGAATATTTGCGAACAGTGGTAACCGACCTGCAATGGTTAACGGTTGCCCAGGTTGCCAAGGCCTGTCGTTGCTCCCAGCGCACGGTAACCCGCCTAATTGATTCCAATAAGCTGGTTAATCGAAAAGAGGGCAGCAAATCCCTGTGTAATATTTCTTCTGTACGGTCCTACTTATTAGGAAAAAAAGTTGATGAACAGGAAATCAACTACCGGCTTATGGGAGCCTGTTTACATCGATAA
- a CDS encoding RyR domain-containing protein, translating into MEGLPGYDSLAKLVIAKACHEANRVWCQLDGDYSQKHWDEAEQWQRDSAIKGVEFRLANPQAPQSAQHDAWSADKVADGWVYGETKDAVAKTHPCLVPFEELPLFQQKKDKLFQSIVDALK; encoded by the coding sequence ATGGAAGGATTACCAGGTTACGATTCACTGGCAAAGCTTGTTATTGCCAAAGCCTGCCACGAGGCCAACCGCGTTTGGTGTCAGCTCGATGGCGATTATTCACAAAAACATTGGGATGAGGCCGAACAATGGCAACGGGACTCAGCCATAAAGGGCGTCGAGTTTCGCCTAGCCAATCCCCAGGCACCTCAATCAGCCCAGCATGATGCCTGGTCGGCCGATAAGGTTGCCGACGGGTGGGTGTATGGTGAGACGAAAGATGCTGTGGCAAAAACACACCCCTGTTTAGTGCCATTTGAGGAATTGCCCCTCTTTCAACAAAAGAAGGATAAGCTATTTCAATCAATCGTCGATGCTTTGAAATAG
- a CDS encoding DUF3850 domain-containing protein — protein MSENKINTYTCPAGHVMVTHDLDEGVTPFMKGCPTCGAMAQSGMYRVDQTLTPTHEWYRPAHPERYENMSMRQHIEAGGLAFRTIGDPDETLEMPEPTPKPRHKLKCLPEFFQEVKAGYKGFECRLNDRNYQVGDELLLEEWSEESGYSGDSVLVDVAYVLPGGQFGIEPGYCVMSIVWSINLDFNKFLYEEGPEHEDGFPITTFCG, from the coding sequence ATGTCAGAAAACAAAATCAATACCTATACCTGCCCGGCTGGCCACGTGATGGTTACACATGATTTGGATGAAGGGGTAACGCCTTTTATGAAAGGCTGCCCAACCTGTGGTGCTATGGCCCAATCCGGCATGTATCGAGTTGATCAAACGCTAACGCCAACCCACGAATGGTATAGGCCGGCTCATCCGGAACGTTACGAAAATATGTCGATGCGCCAGCATATTGAAGCGGGTGGTTTGGCCTTCCGCACCATTGGCGATCCGGACGAAACGCTTGAGATGCCGGAACCAACACCTAAACCTCGCCATAAACTGAAGTGTCTACCTGAATTCTTCCAGGAAGTCAAGGCGGGCTATAAAGGTTTTGAGTGCCGACTGAATGACCGTAACTACCAGGTAGGCGACGAATTGCTACTGGAGGAATGGAGTGAGGAATCTGGCTATTCGGGCGATAGTGTGCTGGTAGACGTAGCCTACGTGTTACCTGGTGGTCAGTTTGGTATTGAGCCTGGCTACTGCGTAATGAGCATAGTCTGGAGCATAAACTTGGACTTCAATAAATTCCTGTACGAGGAAGGTCCCGAGCACGAAGATGGATTTCCGATAACAACGTTTTGTGGATGA
- a CDS encoding sodium:solute symporter, with amino-acid sequence MSILDWSVLGLTLLGIIVYGIVRSRGSRSMDDYLLAGHSLPWYHVGLSVMATQASAITFLSAPGQGFADGMRFVQFYFGLPLAMVVLAVTFVPIFHRLKIFTAYEFLEDRFDIRVRTLTASLFLLQRGLSTGLSIYAPAIILSTILGWNIYWTNLLMGGIVLVYTVTGGTKAISYTHLQQMAIVTFAMALAGYLTVKLLPEGVGFVDALHVAGKAGRMNLIDLKFDPNSRYNLWSGLIGGFFLQLSYFGTDQSQVGRYLTGETIGQSRLGLLMNGLLKVPMQFLILLVGVLVFVFYQFNPSPTFFNKQETDLLKKSPYAKDYQLAEIKHQNLATQRQRAVIDMQVALKADDEAGQDAAGNILRETDEALKVVKADVEKLIKKNHPAADTNDVNYVFLRFVLDYLPHGLIGLLIAVIFSASMGSIASAYNSLASTTVIDVYKRLIKKEGSDQHYLQASRWATIGWGIFCIVVAQFANQLGSMIEAVNILGSLFYGVILGVFVVAFYVKSVGGRATLWATIIGELLVIVSWYLNLTAFLWLNVIGCLLVVGIAWVLQKTVYRQTV; translated from the coding sequence ATGAGTATTCTTGATTGGAGCGTCTTAGGATTGACGCTGCTGGGCATTATCGTATATGGTATCGTTCGGAGCCGGGGAAGTCGTAGTATGGACGATTACCTGCTGGCGGGTCACTCGTTGCCCTGGTATCATGTGGGACTGTCGGTCATGGCAACCCAGGCTAGCGCGATCACCTTTTTGTCGGCGCCAGGGCAGGGTTTTGCCGATGGAATGCGGTTCGTTCAGTTTTACTTCGGACTTCCGCTGGCGATGGTCGTTTTAGCAGTGACCTTCGTGCCGATTTTTCACAGACTGAAAATCTTTACAGCCTACGAATTCCTCGAAGATCGGTTCGATATTCGGGTTAGAACGTTGACGGCTAGCTTGTTCCTGCTTCAGCGCGGCCTGTCGACCGGCCTTTCGATTTATGCACCAGCTATTATTCTGTCGACTATTTTGGGTTGGAATATTTACTGGACAAACCTGCTGATGGGCGGTATCGTGCTCGTATATACCGTAACGGGCGGTACAAAAGCGATCTCGTACACACACCTGCAACAAATGGCCATCGTGACCTTTGCGATGGCACTGGCTGGGTATCTTACCGTAAAGTTATTGCCCGAAGGCGTTGGCTTTGTCGATGCGTTGCATGTAGCAGGTAAGGCTGGCCGGATGAACCTGATCGATTTAAAATTTGATCCCAATAGTCGTTATAACCTCTGGTCTGGTCTGATCGGTGGGTTCTTCCTGCAATTGTCCTACTTCGGTACTGATCAGTCGCAGGTGGGGCGTTATTTGACGGGCGAAACAATAGGGCAAAGCCGATTGGGATTGCTCATGAATGGCTTGCTGAAAGTGCCCATGCAGTTTCTGATTTTGCTGGTGGGAGTACTGGTATTTGTGTTCTATCAGTTCAACCCATCGCCCACGTTTTTTAACAAGCAGGAAACCGATCTGCTTAAAAAGAGTCCGTATGCAAAGGACTATCAACTGGCCGAAATTAAGCATCAGAACCTGGCCACACAGCGTCAACGGGCTGTCATTGATATGCAGGTTGCCCTCAAGGCCGACGACGAAGCCGGGCAAGACGCGGCAGGGAATATTCTTCGCGAAACAGACGAAGCCCTAAAAGTAGTGAAGGCCGATGTTGAAAAGCTGATCAAAAAGAATCATCCGGCAGCCGATACCAACGATGTCAATTACGTGTTCCTCCGTTTTGTGCTGGATTACCTGCCACACGGACTGATCGGCTTGCTGATTGCCGTAATTTTTAGTGCTTCGATGGGGTCAATTGCTTCGGCCTACAACTCGCTGGCTTCCACCACCGTTATTGATGTATACAAGCGATTGATTAAGAAGGAGGGGAGCGATCAGCACTATTTGCAGGCTTCTCGTTGGGCAACCATTGGCTGGGGTATTTTCTGCATTGTGGTCGCTCAGTTTGCCAACCAGTTAGGTAGTATGATTGAGGCCGTCAATATTCTGGGATCGCTGTTTTACGGAGTCATTCTGGGCGTATTCGTCGTGGCTTTCTACGTCAAATCGGTGGGCGGACGGGCCACACTCTGGGCAACGATTATCGGCGAACTCCTCGTTATTGTGAGCTGGTATCTGAACCTGACTGCTTTTCTCTGGCTGAATGTTATTGGCTGTCTATTGGTGGTGGGGATTGCCTGGGTGTTGCAAAAAACGGTATATCGGCAAACGGTATAA
- a CDS encoding LexA family transcriptional regulator, producing the protein MARIPRPDDQEGIRKRIKEVILERFNDRQGELAHKAELQPAAVSNILNGKAEVSVKQLRAIEAASRARFEWLATGEEPMYHPIGWKPLSFEPEKEGEHFRTFMERHKSIFTQKQLGDELGVTKGSITDYFNSASLKVQTRISILRAVRKLLDDPDLTEEEVFGPLDPNVELVQPLRHIGNFSAEPIMHLPFVPRSARAGIPTPAFWEEPLETVRIMRAVLADYEPNPFRPTKDWWIIEVDGDSMEPQLRSRARVLGYYVGNRIARNHWEVDLEKLYRLKPGVWAVQYDDDFVIKRVKENTLERDKEIQLHSDNPPPGPFIIRVDSIRHVWYIESSVNNPVR; encoded by the coding sequence ATGGCCAGAATACCGCGCCCAGACGATCAGGAAGGTATCCGTAAGCGTATCAAGGAGGTCATCCTGGAGCGCTTTAACGATCGACAAGGGGAGTTAGCACACAAAGCTGAACTCCAGCCTGCTGCTGTTTCCAACATATTAAATGGCAAGGCTGAGGTTTCAGTAAAGCAGTTGCGCGCCATAGAAGCGGCCAGTCGTGCCCGATTTGAGTGGTTAGCTACGGGTGAGGAGCCTATGTACCATCCGATCGGATGGAAACCTCTCAGCTTTGAACCCGAAAAAGAGGGGGAGCACTTTCGCACCTTCATGGAACGGCATAAATCTATATTTACCCAAAAGCAGCTGGGTGATGAGTTGGGCGTAACGAAAGGATCGATCACCGACTATTTCAATTCCGCAAGCCTAAAGGTTCAAACTCGTATTTCAATCCTGAGGGCAGTACGGAAATTGTTGGATGACCCTGATCTGACCGAAGAGGAAGTATTTGGGCCGCTCGATCCAAATGTTGAGCTCGTTCAACCCCTTCGTCATATTGGTAACTTTTCGGCAGAACCGATTATGCATCTGCCTTTTGTTCCCAGGTCCGCCCGCGCTGGTATTCCGACACCCGCTTTTTGGGAGGAGCCGCTGGAGACAGTCCGCATTATGCGCGCTGTCCTGGCTGACTATGAACCAAACCCTTTTCGGCCCACCAAGGACTGGTGGATAATTGAAGTTGATGGGGACAGTATGGAGCCTCAGCTTCGAAGCCGGGCTAGAGTGTTGGGTTACTATGTTGGTAACCGAATCGCCCGCAACCACTGGGAGGTTGATTTAGAAAAACTATATCGCTTAAAGCCTGGCGTCTGGGCTGTACAGTATGATGATGATTTTGTTATAAAGCGAGTCAAAGAAAACACCCTGGAGCGCGATAAGGAAATACAGTTACACTCAGATAATCCACCTCCGGGGCCTTTTATTATCCGAGTGGATTCGATTCGGCATGTCTGGTATATAGAATCATCAGTGAATAATCCAGTTCGATAG